CATGTTTGCGAGAATTTTCGTTCACTTCCTCAGTAAAAACTCCTGAGTTCGCCACCGCCTCGTTGATGATGTTTGGCTGACCAGGTAGCCCTTCAGTTATCGTGGCCGCAGCAGCATAGGCAATAACGTGATTGCCAGCAAGCCATGTATAGGTATCACAAAGTAGTTGGGCACAAGGCGTCGGGATCGCACTATGTATTTCATCCTCATTTAAGCCCAAAGCAAGACAGGTTCGCAGTTCATAAGATTCATGTCCCATTTCTTCGCTATAGTAGCGGCGAAGAAGCCTCTTGAGAGGACGAGGTAAACGGAGTGCCATTGCATTTGATACCAAATCGATAAAGCGCTCTGTAATATAATATTCTTGCGCATACACAGCCTGGATAAGCGTCTGCTGAGCACCATGTTCATTAGTCTGCAAAGCAGAGGCGAACTTGGCAGGTCCGAAACCTTCCAGCGAATCTTTTGCCCACCTTTCCAACCGCAAAGCCAAGTTTGTTCCAGAGTCAGGTGCTTCGATCAGCAATTCTGGGAATGCTTTACGGGTTGAATCTTCATCAAGGCTCCTGGTTAATGACCACGTGATAACAGAAAGGCACTTACGAACCTCACCGGCCCAGAAAGCGGTAAGGTCAATTTTTGGTTCAATACTATCGCTACCAGTCAAACGTAAAAGTAAATGACGTGTTACATTAACTGCTGGAGGACACAACTGTTCCCACGACAGTAAAGAAATTTTCCCATACAGAAGAAACGAGTTATTTTCATGAGCTAGAATATCCGTGATATCTTCACTTTTGAGACTGTTGCTAAACGTCAGAAGCTCTGTCGCCGGTATGCGCAGGGCACTTTCCAAAGAACTAAGTGTGTCGAGTGCTTCGTCGAGAACTTTCTCGATAAGAATCTGTTTCTTGGCTAGTGTATGTTCTGGTGATGTTTCCCGTATAAATCCATATTCATGCAATACGTCTAGCACCTTCTTTTCGTCACTATCTTCAAGCACATGACTCATTGCTTCCCAGCTATTTTGGCATCCTTCACTCAATGACTTGAGTAATCCTAATAACTTATCTGGTTCATCACTTGTAATTTCTATCTCAGGGTAGTCTTCACCAATCTCAATTATCCCCTGAGCATTTTTTACCAGTATCGGGGCATGCAATACTGGC
This portion of the Erwinia sp. E602 genome encodes:
- a CDS encoding iron-containing redox enzyme family protein; this encodes MEQWSLSHYIKPVLHAPILVKNAQGIIEIGEDYPEIEITSDEPDKLLGLLKSLSEGCQNSWEAMSHVLEDSDEKKVLDVLHEYGFIRETSPEHTLAKKQILIEKVLDEALDTLSSLESALRIPATELLTFSNSLKSEDITDILAHENNSFLLYGKISLLSWEQLCPPAVNVTRHLLLRLTGSDSIEPKIDLTAFWAGEVRKCLSVITWSLTRSLDEDSTRKAFPELLIEAPDSGTNLALRLERWAKDSLEGFGPAKFASALQTNEHGAQQTLIQAVYAQEYYITERFIDLVSNAMALRLPRPLKRLLRRYYSEEMGHESYELRTCLALGLNEDEIHSAIPTPCAQLLCDTYTWLAGNHVIAYAAAATITEGLPGQPNIINEAVANSGVFTEEVNENSRKHETLNEKLFHPYISRLLLAECGEQSVKTQQIARDCYGLLLEMTWRTWEELEKLHVTMNRPALNFAMKDFLHS